The nucleotide sequence GCAAAGAAGGATAACGCAACACTGCGAGTCAACGACTTGACTGTTGACCATTCCCGAATCAAAGTACAATATTTGCCCTCGTGGCAGCGTGCTCTGCGTACTGAGGCCATCGTGGAATTCGTTGCTAGCGGGTCCCGCCTTCGACTCTTTGTGCCAAAGGACAGCTGCCTGGTCACATTCCTGCTTGCCGGCATATCATGTCCGCGCTCCTCCCGCCCAGCGCTAAATGGCGTTCCTGCCCAAGAGGGAGAACCTTTTGGAGATGAGGCTCTAACCTTTACCCGCGAGCGTGTCTTGCAACGGGACGTTTCCGTGCATATCGATACCACCGATAAGGCAGGATCTTCAGTGATCGGTTGGCTTTGGACGGACAGCGGTGCCAACCTGTCCGTTGCTCTGGTGGAAGAGGGTCTAGCGGAAGTCCACTTCAGTGCCGAGAAATCTGAATACTACCGCCTGTTGAAGAGTGCCGAGGATCGTGCCAAGGCCGCCAAGAAAAACATCTGGACCAACTATGTGGAACAAGTGCCTGAGGAAAAACCTGTTGTTGAAGAAGAGAAGGAGGACAAGGTGGTGGTAGAGCGCAAAGTCAATTACGAAAATGTAATTGTCACTGAGATCACCGAAACTCTGACATTCTTCGCTCAGTCAGTGGAGAACGGATCCAAGCTAGAGTCCTTAATGAGCAAGCTCCACGCCGACTTCCAGTCCAATCCACCCATCGCTGGATCATATACTCCTAAGCGTGGCGACCTAGTGGCTGCTCAGTTCACTCTTGATAATCAATGGTACCGCGCAAAGGTGGAACGAGTTCAGGGCAGTAACGCTACCGTCCTGTACATCGATTATGGCAACAAGGAGGTAAGTCTAGCCTGGATAAAGTATAGTCTGCAAGTTCCTTAGATCCGTTTCCGGCTTGAAGTGAAACGCATGAGTCATAAGCTTGCTATATCAAATATGCTTCCCCGAATGACTATATATGTTGCGTGATGGCGTAAGCTAAACCCTACAGCTGCGTCAAATGTGTTCCCCGTTCGAGTCGTATGCAATTCTCTTAAAAGGTACAGAGgcttttccatattttttgGCTCAACTAATGTCCAAAGTAGCAGAATTAAATACGTACGAGGCAAGAACGCAAAGTTGCTGGGGGCGCCAGAAACATGCTGCAAATGTCTTCGAGTTGCGACACGTCATAACTTAAGAAATATGAAAAGTGCTGTAGTCTGAAAGTATTAATACCAAATTCCTTTTTCAGACGCTGCCCACAAGCCGTTTGGCAGCCTTGCCCCCAGCCTTCAGCAGCGAAAAACCGTACGCCACGGAATACGCTTTGGCCTTAGTCGTCCTGCCTTCTGACAACGAAGATAAGGAAGAAGCCTTGCGTGCCTTTTCCGAGGACGTTTTGAACCACAAGGTTCAACTCAATGTGGAGTTGAAGGTGGCTGGGTCACCGAACTTGGCCACACTGCACGATCCGACAACTAAAGCCGATTTTGGAAAGCAGCTTGTTGCCGAGGGTCTTGTTCTGGCCGAAAAGCGTCGTGAGCGTAAGCTCAAAGACCTTGTGGACCAATACAGGGCCGCGCAGGAAGCAGCTTTAGCCGCGCATCTGGCCATCTGGAAGTACGGCGACATAACACAGGATGATGCGCCCGAGTTCCGCTAGAAAAAGGCTGGATACGTGGAGTAGGCCTGTGGCGTGATGCGCGTTGCTAGCCGAAATGTTTGTCTGCCACATACCCGCCCTTTATATACAtaacaacaagcaacaactTAAAGAATATGAAATTACTAATTCTATCTATACACACCAATATATATGATACATATACCACATTGgaaatacatacatacatatgagCAATGGCATGGAAGAACACAGTACATTTTTTGTATGCTTTGAGCAGCTGgcaattaataataattatttggTCTTATAGTTTTTTCAATCATGAtcctttaaataaatatttgatacaacCTAGCATCAATTGGAACCATTTGTAAACGCTTGTCCTTCATAAAGCATATTGTAATGCTGCTTGGCTGAAGCATGCAAACCTTATAAACCTCAACGATGTCTTTTAAATTTGCAGATTTTATGTTATTGTAAAGTGTTTTTGCATTACTGagtaaatacaattaaataattttttaaaaaacaagtCGATCACATTCACTAGCGTCGCTCGAGCGAATTCACCTTCTCAATGACGCTTTCAATGTTGAAATCCTTGGGTATCTTGAGGGTTTTTTGTCTGTCCAACAAGGCCTGTTTGGTGGCAAGATGTTGGCTGTTACGCTGCAAAACTACAATGTCTGGAATCAGCCGCTCTTCCGCTGCAGACATAAACCTGTAACAGAAGGGTTTAGTCATCGCTGTAAGATCTAACGGGATCGGTTCATCATTACCGTTCCAAGACGGCTACGTCCCTAGTTGCCTCCTCGATGGCAGACTTAATGCGCTGCAACTCTATGCGTTGTTGCACTTTGGTCTGCCTGTTTTCGATGCAGTCTCTCTTTTTAGCACAGTAAAAGTCGCGCATGAAGTTCAGATTGAACTCGTGGATGTGTGAAAGGGCATAGTAATGCACGCATTTGTCAAGAAGTGCCAGATCTCCATCTGAGAAGTCCCCCAATTCGACGCTCGCCAGCTTCAACTGCTCTTCGAGGTGCTGGCCAAGGCCCTTCAAAGCCTTGATTTCCTCTTGAATCTTCAAGCTCTCT is from Drosophila suzukii chromosome 3, CBGP_Dsuzu_IsoJpt1.0, whole genome shotgun sequence and encodes:
- the wac gene encoding augmin complex subunit wac; the protein is MQSLKIQEEIKALKGLGQHLEEQLKLASVELGDFSDGDLALLDKCVHYYALSHIHEFNLNFMRDFYCAKKRDCIENRQTKVQQRIELQRIKSAIEEATRDVAVLERFMSAAEERLIPDIVVLQRNSQHLATKQALLDRQKTLKIPKDFNIESVIEKVNSLERR